The genomic DNA ATGGCCGTTGGTCGATATTTCGGCTCAGATCGACGCCCTGCTGATCTGACCGCGAGGGGTCTAATACGATTGCTGATCAACAAACGGACTTAAAGGAAATTAGAGtagaaggggggaggagtgAATAGCTACATTACCAGTGGAAGGGGAGCTGATGACGTGAACTAATTACTATTTTCCTACTGAAAAGATAATATTGAGGGACTCGGTACTTTTGGACGGTGTGCAGGTGAACGTCCGCAACTCTTTCCCAGCTGCCAGCAAACACACATCGCGAACTGGTACACCGGCCATTGACACAAACCCTGGTTGTGTGATTGCCACCTTCTGCATTGGCTCCCTGTGCACATCTCATAGACTCTCTTGGGGGAGACGTTTGACAGTTGACAGCTGTACCTCGTGCCCCTCTCGATTGCCTGTTGGTTCAAGACTCAGAGCTGACGTCGGAGTGTTGGAGGTAGTAGGATAGCCAAGACTAACCCCAAGACTTGCTAACCAGGGGAATGGCCAAttacacacacaaacacaccgAGTAGTGGACTTTCCCTTTCCTGCCAAGGCGGCACGCTACCCAAACGGCTTTTCCTGGGCGTTGAGCTGCATCCGAGCGAGACGGGGATGGCGACTCCCCCCCCGGACGGGCGTTTTGCCCGGGGCGCTCGCTAATGCACGCCGTCGCTTGATCTTTTTTGTAACGCCGAGGTCCTGTCGCGATAGCATCCTATCATCACGACGGCACGTGCTAGTTAGCATGCAACACCGTTCGAGACCAAGCAAGAGGCCGCAATACCAAGGCGCAACACAGCGGAAGTCCATCTCAGTGCCGAGCTGGTTCCACAACTCCTGGCCTAAAAGTGAATGAAGCCAAGGCCCCAACAGCAGTCGACCGTGACGGCCGTTGCTGGGGCCGTCCTCATTCGTGTTTAGTCGTTAACTGGCTCCAAGCAAGCGCCAAGAAGCGTCATGCAAAGTTGGacgccggggggggggggggggcatcaAAGCGCAAGACCAACAACCATAACAATAACAGGGGCACCTGCACCACCCAATCCATATCAAGCGCCGGGCCGCCcactcacctcacctcacttGGTGTCTTCTTCTCATGGAGGAAAACCGTACGCGAATAGCAAGAAGATGATGCTCCCAGGAAGACGTAAGATACCAAACGTTGTCCTCCTGGGCCTCCCcgtctccctcttcctcctccttctctgGCACAATGACGGTGCCCTCCCCGCAAACCCATTGTCATCGCCATGGTCATCCGCGGTGCCGCCAAAACCAATAGAGTGGATGACAGACCAGGACGAGTCGTACTTTTGGAGGACGGTCAAGGTCAACCACCCGGCGCCCCAGCCCCTCCAGCAGCTTCCCGTCGCGCCCTCTGTCCGCTTCCCGCAGGTCCAGGCTCATTTCCCACCCGAGACTAGCGCCCAGCGCCGGGTCCGCGAGGAGCGCCGGCAGGCCGTCAAACAGGCCTTTTCGAAAGCGTGGGCTTCCTACCACGAGCACGCCTGGCTCTCGGACGAGCTGATGCCCGTGTCCGGGGGCCGCCGGGACACGTTCGGGGGCTGGGCCGCGACCCTTGTCGACTCGCTCGACACGCTCTGGATCATGGACATGAAGGACGACTTCTCCGACGCTGTGGCGGCCGCCGCTACGATCGACTTCACCACGACCAATCTGGAAAAGATCAACGTCTTCGAGACCAACATCCGGTACCTTGGCGGCTTCCTGTCGGCCTTTGACCTCAGCGGCGACGTCCGCCTGCTGCGTAAAGCagccgaggtcggcgagatGCTGTACAAGGCCTTTGACACGCCGAACCGCATGCCCGTCACCCATTGGAgggtcggcgacgccgccaagggtGAGCCGCAGAAGGTTGACagcggcgagctcgtcgccgagctcgggAGCCTTTCCATGGAGTTCACCCGTCTCTCGATTCTCACGGGCGATCCGAAATGGTGGGACGCGACGCAGCGCGTCATGGCCGTCTTCGAAGCGCAGCAGAACAAGACCAACCTGCCTGGGCTGTGGCCGCTCGTCGTGAATCCGGAGACGGAGGTCTTCTACGAGGGCGACGACTTCACCCTcggcgccatggccgacTCCCTCTACGAATACCTGCCCAAGATgtccgccctcgtcggcggccgcagCCCCATGTACAAGGCCATGTACGAGGCCGCTATCGCCCCGGCCATCGAGCACAACCTCTTCCGCCCCATGACCCCTGGGaacgacgacatcctcgtcgcggGCCAGGCGCACTCCCGCGGTTCGGATACGGGAACCCGATACATCGAGCTCGACCCCCAGGGCCAGCACCTCGTTTGCTTCATGGGCGGGCTCATGGCCCTTGGCGGCAAGCTCTTCAACCGCCGGGACCAGCTCTCCCTCGCGCgcaagctcgtcgacgggTGCATCTACGCCTACCGCGCCTTCCCGCACGGCATCATGCCCGAGACGTTCTACATGGTCCCCTGCCCGTCCAAGGAGACGTGCGAATGGGACGAGAGCCTGTGGAAGAAGCACGTCCGCCAGCGCGCGCAGAAGGACacaggcgacgacggcggtggaggcGAGGGACGTTCGGCTGACGACATCATCAGCCAGGAGCGTCTCGTCAAGGGGTTCACCGCCGTGCCGGACAAGAGGTACATCCTCCGCCCCGAGGCCATTGAGAGCGTCTTCGTCATGTACCGCACCACGGCGGATGCGGTGTTACTCGAGGCCGCATGGGACATGTGGACGGCCATCGACAACGCGACGAGCACGGACCTGGCGAACACGGCGGTCCGGGATGTCACGGCCGAGgggaagccgccgccggcggactCGATGGAGTCGTTTTGGATGGGGGAGACACTGAAGTATTTCTACCTCGTCTTCAGCGAGCCGGGCCTTGTGAGTCTAGATGAGTTTGTGTTCAACACCGAGGCGCACCCCTTTAAAAGGTGGAAATAGGTTGGGAAGCTGGGCCACAACAGTTATCGATTCCCTATTCCCTGAGCGACTCTCTTCTGGAACTTGTTCTTTTGGCACGTACTGTCCCCGAGACATTTCCGGCTTGGATAGCGGCCGCCAACAACCATGCTTGTCATCGCCTTGAGTGTCTTGATCGTGGCGAGTAAATTTCGAGACATGCGGCCGGTTTAACGCTTTACCTCAGAAATGTACAGACGGAAAAAGAGAGATGATGCTCCTGTGCGGGAGAACTTGAAGTTTGCTGACGCCAAGAGGACCGGACGTTGAAGTCGGAGCGAGATGACATGTTGCTTCTGACATGGGAGCTGATGCCAAGTATTGGATTGTCAGTCTCGGCCGTAGTGAAGCCAAGGTTCCGGAAGAATCGGTGTTCCGCCCATCCTGCCTGCCACCGTCTCTCAGCACTAGTCTCCGCAAGTGGGCTGCTCCGACCCCAGCCCCACGGCACGCAACCCAGTTTCCGCTGGCAATGGATCCGCTGCTGTCGGTGTCTAATAGGCGGGGGCGTAGACAGATACGTTATTGTGTCCATCGCAGTTCGTGCAGGGGGCGGTGTGTCTCATGCGTAGGCATAGGATTTTGGTCTTCTCACGACTGGCCGGAATCATTTTGTCTCCATCGAGCTGAGGCTTCGCAATTTGGACGAGTGGGATATGCATCATGATCATGATGGATGACTGGCAACTTCCCGCGGGCTCCGCCTTACGTCAGTTCGGAAGAGAATGAATTGCTAGACGACAGCCATGTCTCTGTCATATACTCCGAGTGTCATCATCCTTGACGCGGCGAGTCTGCATAGCCCCAGTCCCAGTGACAATATTCGGGAAGCCGAATTAGGTGCCGTATGCAATAGGCGCCTCAGCCATCCAACAATGTGTTGGGGGGCGCCTCACACGTGGTTATCGTAGGCCGGGCCCGGAGTGTCGCTGATCCGCGGGGCGTAGTTCCATGGTTGGCCAAGTTGCGATCCCGTTCTCCACCGCTGGGCGACCCCTTCGTCCAACAATGTTCGTGGGGATAAACAAAGAGAGGCGTTTCTGTCCGTCGTGAAATGGGGGTGCTGtcggtgtgtgtgtgtgtacgtGAGTGGTTGCCAGTTGGGACGAAATGAGCAGGTGCGCTTATTTGcttccgccctcctcggGACGTTATTTTTAGGCGACAACGTGCCAGCGGACAAGCGCTGATGGATGCACTGCCCGACAAGGGCCGGCCAGCCAGACATGGTAGGCTTTGACAAACCAAAGGGCCAATAAGGCGTCGAGCGCAAGCACATGCGCCCCACTTTGCTCGCCAGGGACCGTAGGAAACATTCAtccctcatcctcctcaaccAGATCGAACGAAAACAAACGACGGCTGGGGCACCTATCACATCACCGACATCGAACCGTACCGACAGCGGCTCGTCGAGAGATTCCCCCAAAGACACCAGTGACGCAGAGCTAGTGCTGACGGGAGCTAGCCTGTCCAAGTCATCTCGGAGCACGCCTTACCCGAGGACGGGTTTTGGGCGAGCAACGTCCTGCCATGGCATTCCGCAGTGCCCGTCATCTGTCATGaaggatgagatgagatggccGTTGCCCGCTGCTGTAGATATTCTGTCTAGCCAAATCCTCCATTCACACTCAGCCCCAGCCATTCTTGGCCAGACCGGCGCAGGCCATATGGCTTGGGTGATGGTCGACGATGGGTGCCTTGGGTTGAAGGGATCCAAAATAGACTGCACGCACATCTTCATCAACTAACGCGACATTCATCCCACCACGATGGATGCAGACCTGGAGCATATAACAGTCCCTCGAAACCCTATTTTGGCGATTCCTTCTTTCTTGCATCCCACAACACATCAAAAGACACACTGGAATTATTGTTCCGCATTTTTCCTATAGCATCTCGTCTCATCTCGCCTCCTTCCGATCCACTGGCCTCTAAGCAGTCCCTCTCAGTGACCATCATACATCATACACAATGCACTTCACcactaccgccgccgctgccatcTTGGCCTTTGCCTCATCGGCTCTTTCTGCCCCCTACAACAGCCCTCGCACCGAGCAGACTCCCGCTCCTGCCCTGTCTCTGACCCAGCAGCTCTTCCTTGCCGACACGTGAGTTCACTTACACACACAACACTCCCTGTCCGTGCACAGACCTCTCCCACTAATACCCCACCTCCTTACAGTGCCGCGGATCGCTTCAAGCTCCTCCCTGACGACAAGCAATTCGTCTTCGACTTCAACCAGCCTCAGAATAACCCCGGAAAAGGCGGCGAGCTCATCGCCGCAAACCGCAAGACCTTCCCCGCTCTCGTGGGGACGGGCAGCGGCCTTGCTCTGGGCCGAGTGGGTCCCTGCGGGATGAACACGCTCCATGTGCACCCGCGATCCGCCGAGCTCCagatcgtcgtcgagggccgccTCATCACCGAGATGACGCCCGAGAATGGCGTCgtggaggccgccgacggcaagaccCGCCGCGTCATCCGCACCGAGCTGGGCCCCTTCCAGATGACCCCCTTCTACCAGGGCTCCATCCACAGCCAGTTCAACCCGGACtgcgaggacgccgtcttcatcgcgagcttcgccgccgaggacttTGGCACGGGCCAGGTCGCAGACAGCACTTTCGCCTTCAGCGACGACCtgatcgccgccgccttcggccAGAGCATTGCCGGCGAGGATATTGACCGCGTCCGCAAGGCCATCCCCGCCagcatcgccctcggcgtgGACGAGTGCTTGAAGAAGTGTAACATCAAGAAGCGCTCTCTTTGAGGGAGGTGCCGGACGGGCCGGCAGTGCATGCAGCGCTGAGTTAGCTGATGAGTTAACTGGTCTAGGGGGTATGGAATTGGGCTCTGGGTTGCATTACACCGGCGTTTGTTCTTCGGCAGGCGGGCGTTTTGGTTGGGTTGATCCATGGCGGCATGAGCACAGGAATAGGCTTATATGACGgggttcttgttcttttATATATTACAGACTTCGCTTTATCTTCTGTCTTCGTCCATCTTGGTGTGTAAGTCCATTCAAGTTGCCAACATTGGCGGTGAGGGGGAACTGGCCTTCAtccacctcggccttctcaGCTACAGCGTCATTGCAAGGCGTCACCATCTTGTGCACATGCAGTTCCCGCCACGTCTTACTCGCTGGCCCGGTGACAGCATCTCGTCACGGTTGTTTGTGCGAACGCTCCAATGCTCTAGTAAATGTACCTGAATCCGGCAGCCCTCTTCTCCTGCTTCAAGTCGACGGGCAGcttctcgccgccctccgccaACACCGCCGCGTCCTGCTCCGCCCTCTCTAGCTTCTTGTTCTCCCATTTGTGCAGGTACCGCAGGACGAGCGCGAGCGCGGCGACCAGCACGCAAATGGCCGTGttggcgctgccgcccgcTATGTACTGCGGGCCCGACTGGCTGGGATACATGTAGCTGCCGTAGATGGTCGCCGTGTTGCCGAtcatgttggcgatggcgatgcagGCGGACCGCTTCACTAGCGGCCGCGGGAAGGAGTTTGCTACCCAGGACACAATGATCTGATCTAGCGATAC from Colletotrichum higginsianum IMI 349063 chromosome 3, whole genome shotgun sequence includes the following:
- a CDS encoding alpha-1,2-Mannosidase, producing the protein MMLPGRRKIPNVVLLGLPVSLFLLLLWHNDGALPANPLSSPWSSAVPPKPIEWMTDQDESYFWRTVKVNHPAPQPLQQLPVAPSVRFPQVQAHFPPETSAQRRVREERRQAVKQAFSKAWASYHEHAWLSDELMPVSGGRRDTFGGWAATLVDSLDTLWIMDMKDDFSDAVAAAATIDFTTTNLEKINVFETNIRYLGGFLSAFDLSGDVRLLRKAAEVGEMLYKAFDTPNRMPVTHWRVGDAAKGEPQKVDSGELVAELGSLSMEFTRLSILTGDPKWWDATQRVMAVFEAQQNKTNLPGLWPLVVNPETEVFYEGDDFTLGAMADSLYEYLPKMSALVGGRSPMYKAMYEAAIAPAIEHNLFRPMTPGNDDILVAGQAHSRGSDTGTRYIELDPQGQHLVCFMGGLMALGGKLFNRRDQLSLARKLVDGCIYAYRAFPHGIMPETFYMVPCPSKETCEWDESLWKKHVRQRAQKDTGDDGGGGEGRSADDIISQERLVKGFTAVPDKRYILRPEAIESVFVMYRTTADAVLLEAAWDMWTAIDNATSTDLANTAVRDVTAEGKPPPADSMESFWMGETLKYFYLVFSEPGLVSLDEFVFNTEAHPFKRWK
- a CDS encoding Cupin, which gives rise to MHFTTTAAAAILAFASSALSAPYNSPRTEQTPAPALSLTQQLFLADTAADRFKLLPDDKQFVFDFNQPQNNPGKGGELIAANRKTFPALVGTGSGLALGRVGPCGMNTLHVHPRSAELQIVVEGRLITEMTPENGVVEAADGKTRRVIRTELGPFQMTPFYQGSIHSQFNPDCEDAVFIASFAAEDFGTGQVADSTFAFSDDLIAAAFGQSIAGEDIDRVRKAIPASIALGVDECLKKCNIKKRSL